A segment of the Lycium ferocissimum isolate CSIRO_LF1 chromosome 5, AGI_CSIRO_Lferr_CH_V1, whole genome shotgun sequence genome:
AATTAGGCCCCACAGGAaaattcctacactatctatcCGTGGTGCGGTACCCCCACCTTCCATTAATTTATCATGAGTAGTTTCGTTTGTTGATTAtctcaaaattataattttgaattaatttatcACTTGAAGGTTGGATAAACTACTCCATCTCAAAATAGGTGTAatcttaataaaaaaattattccaaaataagtgttgtATTAGGAATTCAAGTTAAATTTAGCATGTGTTTCCAACTATGcgtttaatattaaaaaaaaaaaaaatactctttAATATTGTTCGATTTTGTATACACATAAAACCGAGGATATGGATATGATCGGTTTCCCGTTGCCATGGCTATGTTCGGGCAGGATACGGGTCCAAGCTCGATCTGGAACGAGGCGCTAAAGCAGAGGCGATTAACCACCATGAGGAGAAGACCGGGATATCCGTCCTCAGCCGGATATTTCGGCATCAATCTCGGCAACTGTACCGTGTCGtatttcttttccttatttagaattgtactagggttaggactcctctattatataaagaggaggcccCATTCATTGTGGGGGTTCGGCGACAGAGAAAAAAGAGGGAATTCATGTACTAAAACAATAGAATCATCTGAgttcattcatattttctaaggttatcttcattattcattgtgTAAACACCCGGTAAACGGATTCGACCTCGGTTCTGATACCCGAGGCCAGTCATCATTAATATTTGGTCAGATCTGcactttttatttacttattcgTTTATCTTGTAATCTCATCTCGAATTGAATTGAGCCATATATCTTTGGCATCAcgcataaatttaattgttctccATTTAAagttaaacagtttggcgcccaccgtggggccagAGATAATAATGGCGGTTCAATACAAAATTCTGGTTACACTCGATATTTTACATTTGTTCTTTAAGGTTTGATTTCAGGTCTACCAGACATGTCGGATTCTCATTCCGTCAACTTTCAAGTCTAGCCAAGCCATCAAGAGCATAACGACGGGGGCGGACCTAATAACAGCGCACCTCCTGTTAATCCCGTTCAAGCCGGATCATCAGTGGGCAACGTACCAGCCGGCGATAATAACGGAGCCATGCTGCAAAATCTCCAAAACCAATTGGACATGGCTATGGCCTAATTACAGGCCCAGCAAGAGATCATAGCGCAATTATAAAACCGAAGTCAAGCACCCGATATTGCTCCATCGGAACAGACTCAGCATACGACAGAAAGGCACATCACTCGGAATAATGAGAACCACATCGGGCAGAGCGGCGAGCTGATAAGAATGCTCGAAAAATTGGCGAAACGAGTCGAGTCCGGCGAAAAGAAGATACAGGCGAACGATAAAAAAGTGGAGAACTACAACTCGAGGGTCGATCGATTCGGGCCTCACCGTGTCAAGGGACCGATTCGAAAAAATTCGTTCAACCGCCATTTCCGCCAAGTCATGGCGCCGATGAAAATCCCAAAGAGATTTCGTACGCCCGATATCCCGAAGTATAACACTGGTACACCCGGACCCAAACGAACACGTGATCGCATATTCGTACGCTTTATTGGGCGGGGCAATGATCTCGCCGATGACGAAAAGGAATCAGTGGTGCTTAAGAAGTTCGGGGAAACCCTATCAAAAGGGGCGATGATTTGGTATCATAACTTGTCCGAGCATTCGATTGATTCATTTGTCATGCTCACTGATGCTTTTGTCAAAGCCCATGCTGGTGCTATCAAGGTCCAAATCCGAATATCGGACTTGTTCAACGTCAAGCAGCGAGATGACGAGACCCTCTGCGAGTTTATGGCCCGATTTCAAATGGAACGCATGGACTTACCCGATGTCACCGACTATCGGCCGTCCAAGCTTTCACTCAAGGGCTCAATTCAAGAAGCTCGATCACATCTATAGAGCTAAAGCGAAATCTGATAAAATACCCGGCGATGGCCTGGGCTGATGTACACAACAGGTATCAATCAAAGATCAGGGTCGAAAATGATAAGATTCTTAGGACCGCTTCGGTATCATGGCATTCTGGTAAAGGGAGTGATCGATCGAAGGGGAAATGGGCGCAACAGCCAATCGGGCAACAATGATAGGAGGAATGATCGGAGGAACGATCGAGCCTAAAGTAGTCGTGGACTGATGAAAAGAAATACTGTCGATAGAGCCTCGGGAAACAGAAAAACTCCAAGGTTATCCGAGTATAATTTCTGCATCGATGTAGCGACCATAGCGGCGTTCGTTATCCTTAACAGAGAAACAAGGCATCCAAGGCCAATCCAATCTGATCCAGAGAAACGGGATAAAAGCCTTATTTGCAAATACCATCACACTCACAGCCATCGAACCGAAGATTGTCGACAGCTGGGAGAAAAGGTTGCCCAACCATTCAATTTGAGATACCTTCGGGAATTCCTAAGTGAACGAGCAAAAACTCATTTCGAGAACGTGGACTCGAACAAGCAGGATAGGCTGGAAGAGCCTCAGCAAGTGATACACATGATCATGGAAGGAACGGACGTTCCCATTGAGCCGGTCGTAAAACGCACAAAAATTTTCATAACAAGGGAAAAGCGTACTCGGAATGACGACCCCGACAGTCCCATCTCGTTCAGTGACGAGGACATGGAAGGCATCGCGCAGCCTCATAACGACGCACTGGTAATATCTGTCcttgtcaataaatttagaatcaaACGTGTGCTAACCGATCCAGTAGTTTCGCTAATATCATCCGACGGAGAATCATCGAGCACGGGACTACTAGATTAGATCGTGCCAGCAATACGAGTCCTCAACGGATTCAAAATGGCCTGCGAGATGACGAAGGGTGAGATCACTTTACCGATCAACATGGCAGGAACTACGCAGCGGACAAAATTTTATGTGATAGAGGGAGACACGGGATACAATGCATTGCTAGGAAGACCGTGAATTAACCTCATGAAAGCGGTCCCATCAACTATGCATCAGGCATTGAAATTCCCGACCCCAGAACGTATCAAAACCGTCCATAGTGAGCAATAGGCCGCAAAGGAAATGTTCGCAGTTGAAGAATCTGTTAAGATTATAGAGGTGCCGGATCGGAACGAAAGGGAGAGTACCAAATAGAATCACAGATTCTAGggtaatacttattttgatacggagggagtaacatcTAGTTCAAAGAGATTAaggtaaaatatcaaaattaatttgaaatcataatttatatttaattgGATTGAAgataaaacaaaatatatatgttatccCATGATCCAATTACCCCGTGTGCTATTATGAGGTCCTACTTTCCCTTTGCCATGACAACACCTCAAAACTCATCGTTAAATCGATCTAATCAAACAGGTTGGGCCAATCGGGTTGAGTTTGTTAAATAGTATTCCTATTtcataaagaaattaaaagtgGTTAAGTTGAATAATAGAGTTTCCCTTTGCCATGACAACACCTCAAAACTCATCGTTAAATCGATCTAATCAAACAGGTTGGGCCAATCGGGTTGAGTTTGTTAAATAGTATTCCTATTtcataaagaaattaaaagtgGTTAAGTTGAATAATAGAGTGTGAAATTGAGTCCAACTTATATTTTTTGGTATATGTTAGACTAGTTTTACGGTCTTGATGTTCAGTCTTGAGTTTGCAGAGTATTAGGACTCATTTggcatgagaattattcacttttttttcaaattttttttccccactttttttactttatagTATTTGTCCATAAAAATtctaaatataacttaaatttatatttgtaatttaaaaaataactaaaatcttgtttttacttttttcactttttccattTTCTGTTTTGGAcctttacttttgtttttttcctttttttatttttatcccaAAATTTTTTGTGTTGCTCAATTTTTACTCGAAAAGTTCACACAATTTTTTTCACTGGTCAGAGGTAACTTATGTTGCTTGGTTGCTCTCCACTCCAACAAACATTGAACATCATGTACTAAAAAGccattaaaagaaaagaagcaggTGGAAATTTTGCAACAATGCCATATTTTCTGTGTAAACCGATAAGCTTTTCAGTTGCAGTCTTTTGATGGAAAGAAACCATCAGTCTTGAGCACCCCATAAGCTGATCTCGAGTATAGTTGCTATATTTCTCGCACTGGTTATATTTATTAATTGCTTTGGGCGGTTTTGCTAGTTTTAGAAATTCGGGAgtataaatcatatttcatattttttagaaaaggtccatttcaacaaccaaatattatttgcaaaaactatggccaaacaaaactcaaacttctaaaaatttttttaaaaaaaaaaactgatttttttttttttttttgtttctatggccaaacgcctagtTAAATTCCCACATCGGGTGCAGAGGCGTATGTAGCATAGTATGTAGGGGTTCAACCCCTAACTTTTGACACtgaacataaatttatgtgtaaaaatctactaaaattgtaataaataatatatatgaactcttaactttaaaaatataatgggttcaatgctaaaaaatttACGTTTGAACTCGTAGAGttcaaatcctgaatccgcccaCATGGGACTGTtatgtaaaatttgaaaataagttaCAAAAATTTATGTCATAGTGTATAAGATTTACAGATTGCTTAAAAGGAATTTTCAAATCATAATCCATATAATGGAGGAGTTAAAGTTTTCATTAAGAGTTGTCAacataaagaattaaatacaaaaaagaaaataaagatcaCTAAATATATACCAGTTTATATACCTAATAAAATTTACTTATCTATAGTGTAAGTTTTCAGCGTCAAGTAATtaaaaatttctaaaaatataaaagaaatgaaaagagcGATTacttattaaattattattctGAAACGACAAACTATGACAATTTCAGGTGGGCATTTAATCTTCTTATAATATCTTTTGATAATTTTCTTTACATAAACTAACTTTTGAGGTTAAGCTAAATTAAATATCAATTGTTTTAATAGAAGTGTTCAGTTGAAccaatttaataaattaaaattgctcaaaagttatttttgaaaagaagggatattttagttttatcttgctatttttgtgtcatttttttttttttgtgattttgttcCTCTTTTGAGCCGAGAGTCATCGGAAAATGAAAAAGATCTCGTCTGCATATATTCTACTCTtcttatattttagttgtggaaTTACAATGAATATATTGTTGTCGTTATTAAGAGATGTTTTAGCTATTTTAAGTATAACATACCTTAATGAGAAAATTATCCTTGCTAGGCTTTTCTTATAAACAAAAAATGTAATCTAACATAAAATCAACCACGTCTTTTTCATCAAGTTGGGCGGCAAACTAACCTACTCCCGATGGATTACGCTGCTCGTTAAAGCGCCGAATTCACGGGCGGCGTGTTGTTCTAGAGAGGTGATAGagcttttaaaaagaaagaagaaatacaTGCATGGCGCCACATACACCCTAATGATCACCGCGTGGTAAACAACAGCAACCCATAGAGCCCGCTACCATCACCGACTGGCATGACATGAGACTGGTGCGCTAGCTAGCTGCTTTATTCAGATATTTGAGTAATACCAACGGAAAAgcctcaaatatgccatcgaattaTCGAAAATGACTCATTTACATCACTCATCAATAGAATgtctcaaatatgccatcgaactattgaaaatagctcatttatgccactcattaATAGTTTAGTTCATTTATGCCATTGCCGTTACTAAAAATCACTCATCTATGTCATTTTTAATTAACGCTGATTTTACAATACGTGATATACGTACGCGACCTCCAGCTAGATAGTTGCGTGGCGGTGTATGAGTCagatttttattaatttgaaattttaaattgagttgatttaattaatcgaTTTAGACCTCTAATTTGAGCatgtgtcatatctggtattatatgtcttgatttttttaagaTGACACAtattatgaataattttttgaatagggtgatacttattatgggacaGAGGGAATATTAAGATCGAGAAGTTGTTCCGGATAGAATGACGACTCAAACAAAGCATTTCAAAATAggtaagaatagaaattacataaataaGTGAAGAAGACGTGTGGAaaataaaggagaaaaaaataataataataaaaacaatagcaaaaaaaaaactacgatAACTGAGCAACATATACCTGCCTACCTTCTACCTAATCCTCAAATTCCATACAATCGAttttttgtcatattttgaaaagtacttaACACGAGTGCCTGTTATATAAATAAGTTAATTATATAAAGtatttcttattctttaattgtattttaattttcttaataaaattaaaatttagtatGTATTTAAATGTTCAATTAAAACAGGTGATaactcgaatgttaaattaaaatatacaaaCAAATTCCTCGACCCCACTCCAAGAAGGCTAGTACTTTAAAGCTGGTAGTAGCTATTTGGTGCATTAATTAACCCCATCTAACTAGACTAGAAAATCGGGAAATAAACCtagctctctttttcttttctttttttggaaatgtacgattttgattttttgactTCCGCTTATTAAAATTCGAAGATCGAACAATTAATctgaaaatatatttatagGGCAAAATGAGATCAAAAGTTCATCATCACCCCCTTTAAAACCTCAGAAAACTATTACTCGCTCCGTTTTATTATACGTGAACCAGtttaataatgattttttatataagagaaaattgtgattataaataataataatatgtatataatcaTAAATTTTGGAGATACTAATTggagaattaaaaaaattattaaatacaTACTTAAATCATATTATGATATTTGCACGATTTATAAAGAATGAGCTATAAACAGTGGGTAAGCGAAAATCGTATCGTGATGTATCAATCCTCTTTCGCCGTTGATTATATTGTTATCTGTGTCATGAAAAGCGAAACAGACTAATTTAaacattaaattattttaaaaaaattaagaaataaattattatttttaaaggaaaatacgTAGTAGCACCTAATATCGTAGTATCATGGTGCGCACCGCCTCAAAGTTgatctattattttaattttgcaGTTCCATGATTGTTACTTTCACCTTTTGAATACTTATAAATTCCTGAATACACAACATTACTTTAACGTTACGCCAACGGCCAAGCTTACATCAtaaaattttactttaatttctttaattCCTGAATACACAACATAACTTTAATTTGCATTTCTATCCCATCATGTAAAGCTATTCAtaaaattttactttaatttctttaaCTGTTAACGATGTTTTTTCGAGCTTAAGAAAAATCGTGAAACACATAGCTGTAAACAAGTTTGaatccaaaaaaggaaaaactaaaattaGTGTAGTTTTACATTTTCGTGCtcttccttattttttattggGCAAATGTGAAAATATATCCCTCAATTTTGAGATTTAGAACAGATATATCTCTCGTTATAAAAATGATGTACATGTACGtttgccgttacaaaatggtgcaaatatacccctatcgtTATAAAAACGGTGCAAATATCTTTCTACATAAAAAACgcttaaatatacccttttaacacggagtttttttttttttttaaaatcatttaggttattttttaattaaaaaaatgacacgtgactttaaaaaaagtctacccatttttttttagtagacatacttttctaaagccacatagtaattttttttctgatGAGTCGAATCTGATTCAtctaaaaaaatgggtagatttttttattatatctCACGCCTCTTTAAGTCTTAACTACCATCACGTCAACTTTTTTCTATAAATTAAACTAAACTTAGTGCCCTTCTCTCTCCGCTGAGTGATATTTATTTCTAACAACTAAAAAACATGGAAGTAAGTTGATCTTGGTGGGAGATCAATAATTAAGATATATGAAATTGACTTCAAATTTCtaactactactaataataataaattgcTCTCATCTGATTATGGCGGAAGAAGGTACTAGGCCATGAAGAAGGATGGATCGTTTGGGaactgcatttttttttttttttttctgatagATTTAAGTTACGTCGCTgatcaaatttttaaataacTTATTATCTTTTCTAATATACCAACAAAGAGAAGGTACTAGGCATGAGGGTGTTAAAGGGGTTAGGTGAATTAAGTTTTGAATAAAAGTTTTCAATATTTGGAATTACAAACTACTCCCTCTTGTTAAATTTATTGGtcttattttattcttaatctTTTTCAAACgaatgttttaaattttaaaaccttttAATTTCGACATGTCTCGTGCAATATTTAGGACCATGAGACTAAAAGGCATTTTAATTCAaatacatatctttaatttataaTTACAAGAAGATCGTCACACTTTATTTGACAAACTTTTCTTTCTAGTTTATACCAATTTATGTGAcagatttttcttttaagtttgttttaaaaaaaaagtctcgtTTTTATCATTAAAAACCAACTTAAAAATTACTTTTACATGTAGGGAgataattataactatataAATATCTAAATTGTTTATAATCATAAATTAGAcggattttaaaattttgaccaaacgaCTATTAGTCTTTAACCACCGGAGAAGCCGGTGAACCGTAGGAAAAGATTAGTATTCTTTCTGCTCCAATTTATTTGatactatttcttttttaattcgttcaaaaaaatgtcattttattATAATAAACTAATAACGTGATTTATATCCACACAAATAGTCTGTGTTTTATTTTACGACCATAGTTTTAAAAAACTTCAATTCTTATTTAAAATTTTCGGCACGTCAAATGATTTAACATAAATTGAAACTAAATGAGTAACTAACACGTGTAGACGCGGACAGACAAATGGTTCAGTCACGTGTAAGCGATGAATTCTTGACTTGTCAGTTGAATATCATGTGCTCCGTATCGTGGCCCTCCCAATGGCCTGTGATGCGATCTAGAGTATGACTTTTGATATTTTCTGCTTCAAATTACATTACTATCCCTACACGTTAATCTAAATTTCTTTAATGAACAACCCTTTTTTTCTCCTCATTGCCAATTTCCATTACTGCCCCGCACGTTactctaattttcttttatgaccAATCTGTTTTTCTACTCCACTGCCAAATTACTAGAGTGCCCCAGACGTTACTCTAATTTTCTTTAATGACCAACCTGTTGCAATTTACAATGGTGCCCCACACGTCACTCAAATTTATAGATGATCTACCATCTTGTTTGGTTTTGGATGTCTCATAAACCTTTGAAACGTAAAAAGTATCTTCCGCATAGTCTTTTTTCTATAAATTAAATTACCAATAAAAAGTATCTGCACATTCAACCACCCTTAATTAAAGGTTCGATTCGAAttctaattataaaaaaaaaatcacaggTGGTGAACACTCCCTCTTTAAGTATGTCATAGTGCAATTCCGAATCAATCGGATCATACATCGAATACCAAGTAGaagttataaattattaattataaaagaataTAATATTTACTAAGAATGAACACTTCCTCTTTAAATCGGTTTGTAGACAGATCCTGACTACTAAAATTATATTcacgataaaaaaaaatgtgaatatcATAGGAAATATCTTGAAGAATATCATAAGATACGGAGGAATACATGTATCGTATTACTCCAtccgtcccaaaaaaattattcttttttaacttgacacaaaatttaaaaaataaaaaaagatttttaaaatgtgtggttcaaaataagccttaaattatttctaaatatagaaaaagaataGTCTTTCtgaaacagactaaaaaaaaaaaaaggataatctttttaaaactgagggagtatatatatattttctacaatataataaatttatttcagcataacaacaacaaccatacgcCAGCATGATGTGACGGGTAGAGAGGATATTTTCAGCATAATGCTTCTTGTAATTTCTCAATACTTGGTTTTtgaatagggaaaagggtcaaaaatatccctttactttggaaaaagggctaaaaatatcactcgaacttattttgggtcaaaatacCCTCCcatcttaaagttttcaaatatacctcaGATTGACGGAATTATCCGCctaaaataacccgaaatcattctTGTTCCGcttccatcatttaaacccgatcaactaaataataacctaTAAGAtcccccttattcccccaatacgtagTATGAAGTTTCTTGAGAGAATTGGGGAATAAGGAGATCTTATCTTGCTGTTATTATTTGATCGGGGTCGGGTTTACTGGGATGATGAGCGGGTTTAAATAACGAATTTGGGTTATTTTGGGATAATTTCGTCAAGGCGGGtatatttgataactttaaggaCGAGgcgtatttttgacccaaaaaaagtTTGAATGATATTTTTAGCCTCTCTTTTTTTAACGCATTTtcgacccttttcccttttgaatatttttagttttctttttccACAGTAGTTAAGTTGTACGTTATCACCGTCTAGCTAGTTTGCAAATTGCAACCACTAGCATGCTATCCACCAAATGGATGCTAAGTAGAGGCTGAACGTGGCCTAGGGTGtcaatgatttttaaaaaatcgacTTAACCGATCGAATCGTATTGTATCGAATAGAtttttaggtttcttttaataaaatcgacgatttttatttaaatttataacagtaccgaataattaggttgatttttaattttataaaaaaaaattaaaaaaaaccgaaccgaataagTGTATACacgtaaaatatattttatatattaaatttacatacaataaaatattaaaattttcgcCTTGGGTTTGAGATGGTGAAAATGACTACAGGTTTTAAGCAACATAATTAACACTAAAATTCCAACTCTAAAACATATTATATtaccactacaagaaaaattatatttggcaataattttttttgttgttgctatagattgattattgttgcaaaaagtacttttggcaacaaaaaaaatattttgttacaTGAACTTTTCCTTCTAACATATTTCAATTACAATGGCAAGtgcaacattttttttgttgccaaaagtactttttgcaacaataattaatactatggcaataaaattaaattctttggtaacaaaaaaatcattttccaataataaaactaagttgttgccaaatataaaaaaaattgttgcgatttctatactttcttgtagtgtacTCCTATTGAACTTAAATTAGTTTCAATACCTCGAGTAGTAACTAATAAGCTAGAAGGTATTCCAACGATCTTAGATAGAAAGTTATAAAGTGTTAGATATCTTTCTTCTCATATGATTTTAAATTGTCTTAGTGGATGCTCAATCTTAGTAGTCTCAGTTCTTGAGTCTCATCTTCATTGATTTTTCCCCCCTCGTGCGATCTAAAATATATACTTGTTTTTGCTTAACATTATTTTACACTACCGTAAAAAAGTGGCATCAATCTCtattcatgttttcttgattcatcACGCTTTAATCAAGAAAAAATCAAGGTTTTGTCCAAACTATAAAAGTATGTTTATATTGGCCTTCTTTTACTAAATAGGGGGGagttcctttaaaaaaaaaacaaacttaaCGCCCTTCGATACCGAAGAGGGGGGatttttaaaaactaatttttttttctaaaaagaaaaaccaNNNNNNNNNNNNNNNNNNNNNNNNNNNNNNNNNNNNNNNNNNNNNNNNNNNNNNNNNNNNNNNNNNNNNNNNNNNNNNNNNNNNNNNNNNNNNNNNNNNNTTGTTTTATCCCGGCCATTTATCGAAAACTTTTTTCCCCctcccccaaaaaaaggggtgATATTTTACTTGACCATTTGGgatatttgttgttgtttttgttattgttgttgtgtacTCTAAATATCAAAGTTGAGAAGTATATTTGCCCCTTTTTCAAATAAGGTATCAGAATATCTTAAGACGCTGCATTAACCAATCACATATTTTTCATGCTCCTTTTACAGATAAAtgcttgtgattataaactttcAAATACACATCATTTTACAAAGATTCATTGATTCAGAAGCTCACTATTCTtaaatataatcctcccacgtGGTACATACAATCTTTCACGTCGAGAATGAAACTTTTcttgcaaaatttaaaataatgatttttttttttttgtaaaatataaatttaagggtcaaattttaaagttaaaaaaatgaaataaaaattttggaaatgaaatcctactttttagaaaaaattgagatttgaaatcaaaatttgaaattaaaagtaaattttttgtTCAGATATCATAAACAAACAATgtttttcaaatcaaaatttcaaatttgagttCCAAATTGGATGACCAAACGCCTACTAGGGGCGCTTCCTTGATTTGTGAGTAAAAATAGCACGCCTATGGAAACAACAGAAAAGTGGATGGTAGAAAAGTAGATAGTACATTTTACAATGATGTCACAATAGTACAAGGCTACAAGCCATTTAACAGTACATTAGGCCGGTTGTCATT
Coding sequences within it:
- the LOC132055192 gene encoding uncharacterized protein LOC132055192, with translation MKRNTVDRASGNRKTPRLSEYNFCIDVATIAAFVILNRETRHPRPIQSDPEKRDKSLICKYHHTHSHRTEDCRQLGEKVAQPFNLRYLREFLSERAKTHFENVDSNKQDRLEEPQQVIHMIMEGTDVPIEPVVKRTKIFITREKRTRNDDPDSPISFSDEDMEGIAQPHNDALVISVLVNKFRIKRVLTDPVVSLISSDGESSSTGLLD